One window from the genome of Cottoperca gobio chromosome 15, fCotGob3.1, whole genome shotgun sequence encodes:
- the fam83b gene encoding protein FAM83B gives MTSPEFSLLSSLTGDLKSVDYIQPHYKESYRLAIDHLVKGGRDSYQEFLKGERVGSFLSEEELHFITENAKQLPPQDNTEEIKGPPDNQSSSGTYWPIHSDVKTPDLELGWPDVMHEKLQTNIDLLFHPPRQNNPTIKEVIRKRIQEARKVIAIVMDMFTDVDIFKEAVDASIRGVPVYLLLDHFHLKSFLKMAENQDVKFQQLRNMRVRTVKGQDYLCRSGAKFHGAMDQKFLLVDCHTAIYGSYSFTWSFEKINLSMVQVITGHLAKSYDEEFRTLYARSTVPAELSPPEALFQCNGPHGLQIFPKSHLSQKIERRDQFRHTLDTVYRKTCEKKLGLRDLEERLFEGDPNKLGSMIKNGVGVHNEMTQFQSSDTIDYLKRHSYAGERQDGNMQQNIRPRASNWNISKGTGNRTNHYPMDNYSQVPQMHRGQNMRQSYNGNDKQVLSVQQNMPTLENTSKSFMRTWRIESYLKNTDVSFGDSSDHLDQFEPQDTANSYIQGRNRSSLVFRSTIPEQMVPNRHINNSSSGVNSAAPNTSLHSSMQWNPTAAAENRISNEEFMLKRQGLQTSDDNRNDTSYGLGRNSYHSVYTSLGRAKGGHMITNPDTLTDSWQKRHSLADPRSNTENTHESSGHMYGAYARMQVNRSTAGINAQSGGYVSNLKEDQRSASHYDVKSITGRNNPGTPTWQVPPSRTVSTAALDVNRKHLTAKSNSMSSQQILKMGSNKIKSLLNIPEKKVDSVGITATPSLKSCGSTDTITAEDEDRISCAGEKLPQSTTNSVKSYSEHRKKRIEVEFLKPSKPRFTTEERQSPPKVSLTQSTSQKKPSVFNKSAKPGLGSESKDRRTETRLYSRFEPFCLNEKKQSIRSAHDFGNAHSQEKAKGLSEDEASIDHNLTRAARGHNENKLEKFFHRVGNLINKNKS, from the exons ATGACATCTCCAGAGTTTTCCCTGCTGTCGTCCTTGACGGGAGACTTGAAATCAGTTGATTACATTCAACCCCACTATAAGGAGTCATATCGCCTGGCGATTGATCACCTGGTTAAAGGCGGCAGAGATAGTTACCAGGAGTTCCTCAAGGGAGAACGTGTCGGGAGCTTCCTCTCAGAGGAAGAACTTCACTTCATcactgaaaatgcaaaacagctTCCACCTCAAGACAACACAGAGGAAATCAAAGGGCCACCGGACAACCAATCCTCCTCAGGGACATACTGGCCCATCCACTCAGATGTGAAAACGCCAGATTTGGAGTTGGGTTGGCCGGACGTCATGCATGAAAAACTACAGACAAATATAGATCTGCTCTTTCATCCACCCAGACAAAATAACCCCACTATCAAAGAAGTGATCCGTAAGCGTATTCAAGAAGCAAGAAAG GTCATTGCCATTGTAATGGACATGTTCACTGACGTAGATATATTCAAAGAAGCTGTTGATGCCTCGATACGAGGAGTCCCGGTCTACCTGCTTTTGGatcatttccatttaaaaagtttCCTCAAAATGGCTGAAAATCAAGATGTCAAATTTCAACAACTTCGA AACATGAGGGTGCGCACCGTGAAAGGTCAAGATTACCTCTGTCGATCAGGAGCTAAATTTCATGGGGCAATGGACCAGAAGTTTCTTTTAGTTGACTGCCATACAGCGATTTATGGCTCATACAG CTTCACATGGTCATTTGAAAAGATTAATCTGAGCATGGTGCAGGTAATCACAGGCCACCTGGCGAAGTCCTACGATGAGGAGTTTCGAACACTCTACGCACGCTCGACTGTGCCAGCTGAACTCTCCCCCCCCGAGGCTTTGTTCCAGTGCAACGGGCCACATGGACTGCAGATTTTTCCAAAATCTCATTTGTCCCAAAAAATCGAGCGGAGGGACCAGTTTAGGCATACGCTGGACACAGTCTATCGGAAGACCTGTGAGAAGAAACTAGGACTGAGAGACCTTGAGGAGAGGCTCTTTGAAGGGGACCCTAACAAGCTTGGGTCAATGATTAAGAATGGGGTTGGTGTTCATAACGAGATGACACAATTTCAATCTTCAGATACGATAGACTACTTGAAAAGGCACAGCtatgctggggagagacaggatgGAAATATGCAGCAGAACATCAGGCCCAGAGCAAGCAACTGGAACATCTCTAAAGgaacaggaaacagaacaaACCACTACCCAATGGACAATTACTCACAAGTGCCACAGATGCACAGAGGTCAAAACATGCGGCAGTCTTACAATGGTAACGACAAACAGGTTCTGTCCGTGCAGCAGAATATGCCAACACTAGAGAATACATCCAAGTCATTCATGCGCACATGGAGGATTGAGTCTTACCTCAAAAACACTGACGTCTCATTTGGAGACTCTTCTGACCATTTAGACCAGTTTGAACCACAGGACACAGCTAACTCCTACATTCAGGGAAGGAACAGGTCTTCCCTTGTTTTCAGGTCCACTATACCAGAGCAAATGGTGCCAaacagacacattaacaactcctcTTCTGGTGTTAACTCAGCAGCACCAAATACTTCTTTGCACTCCTCCATGCAGTGGaatccaacagcagcagctgaaaaTCGAATAAGTAATGAAGAGTTCATGTTGAAGAGGCAAGGTTTGCAGACTTCGGATGACAATCGAAATGACACAAGCTACGGTCTAGGTAGAAACTCTTACCACTCTGTATACACTAGCTTAGGCAGAGCTAAAGGTGGACACATGATAACAAACCCAGACACACTAACAGACAGTTGGCAAAAAAGGCATAGTTTGGCAGATCCGAGATCAAACACTGAGAACACGCATGAATCCTCAGGTCACATGTATGGAGCTTATGCAAGGATGCAAGTTAATAGAAGCACAGCAGGGATCAATGCACAGAGTGGAGGATATGTGTCAAATCTGAAAGAAGATCAAAGATCTGCTTCTCATTACGATGTCAAGAGTATCACAGGCAGAAATAACCCTGGTACTCCCACTTGGCAGGTGCCGCCATCAAGGACTGTGTCCACAGCAGCCCTCGATGTGAATAGAAAGCATTTAACAGCAAAATCCAACAGCATGAGCTCCCAGCAAATTCTAAAGATGGGgtccaataaaataaaatccttaCTGAACATACCAGAGAAAAAAGTGGATTCAGTAGGAATCACAGCAACACCGAGTCTGAAGTCATGCGGCAGCACAGACACTATAACAGCTGAGGACGAGGACAGGATATCATGTGCAGGAGAAAAACTTCCCCAAAGCACAACCAACTCTGTCAAGTCCTACTCAGAGCACCGGAAGAAGCGAATAGAGGTCGAGTTTCTAAAACCTTCAAAACCTCGATTCACAACTGAGGAGCGCCAAAGTCCACCCAAAGTCTCTCTCACTCAATCCACCTCACAGAAGAAACCCAGTGTTTTTAACAAAAGCGCAAAGCCCGGTCTTGGCTCAGAGAGCAAAGATCGACGCACAGAGACTCGCCTTTACAGCAGATTTGAGCCTTTCTgcttaaatgaaaagaaacaatcTATCCGCTCTGCGCATGACTTTGGAAACGCACACTCTCAGGAGAAAGCCAAAGGCCTTTCTGAAGATGAGGCATCTATTGATCACAACCTCACCCGGGCTGCACGAGGGCACAATGAAAATAAGCTGGAGAAATTCTTTCATAGAGTTGGAAATctcataaacaaaaacaagtctTGA